From the genome of Vicia villosa cultivar HV-30 ecotype Madison, WI linkage group LG2, Vvil1.0, whole genome shotgun sequence, one region includes:
- the LOC131652192 gene encoding uncharacterized protein LOC131652192 has protein sequence MATGRNVDINVKAMMRWTGAIGQAPQENVGYGGKDELRAFGDFQRCNPPIFEGGYGPDKARAWMREIEKIFQVVSCTDVQKVQFGTHMLTKEADVWWSNTVRRFEIEGIEVTWTLFCDAFLGNYFPEDVRGKKEVRFLQLKRGEEQFREKSYDDMREQSGLGKKPSGGGASTLIKCYRCGETGHKTVDCGVDSSRICYSCGEQGHNCAMCDKPGKDQAKGKAFALPGAETTSKDKLI, from the coding sequence atggctacaggaaggaatgttgacattaatgttaaggcaatgatgaggtggactggtgcgattggacaagcgccgcaagagaatgtcggttatggaggaaaggatgagttacgtgcttttggagactttcaaaggtgcaacccgccgatctttgaaggagggtatggaccggacaaagcgcgTGCATGGATGAGAgagattgagaagatctttcaagtcgtgagttgtactgatgtacagaaggtacagtttggtactcacatgctgacaaaagaagctgacgtttggtggagtaatactgtacggagatttgaaatagaaggtattgaagttacttggactcttttctgtgatgcatttttgggaaactattttccagaagatgtgcgtggaaagaaagaagtgaggtttctacagttgaaacgaggagaagaacagttccgtgagaaatcgtatgatgacatgagggaacaatctggtcttggtaagaagccaagtgggggaggagcttctactctgattaagtgctacaggtgtggcgagacgggtcacaaaactgttgattgtggagttgattcgagtaggatttgctacagttgtggtgagcaaggacacaattgtgccatgtgcgataagccagggaaggatcaagcgaaaggaaaagcattTGCGTTGCCTGGTGCTGagactacttctaaggataagttaatatga
- the LOC131652193 gene encoding trihelix transcription factor ENAP2, which produces MTTTNTPSSSLQLTLSSPQKKPQPIPWTHQETLNLIRAYQEKWYSLKRGPLRGTQWEEVAVVVAARCGYDYNHPSKTALQCRHKMEKLRQRHRSEKHRLIATSSAASSRSWQYFRLMDDLERGPLPISARAIPHEYNNYSNGERGKNHQNQSGRSRSIHNILHQKPSVVDDDDDEEEEEGAMATELTAELRSFAESIIGLENMKMEMMKETERFRLEMENKRMRMILESQWRIIDSIGRVFGSS; this is translated from the coding sequence ATGACCACCACCAACACCCCCTCCTCCTCCCTACAACTCACCCTTTCCTCACCTCAAAAAAAACCCCAACCCATCCCATGGACCCACCAAGAAACCCTCAACCTCATCCGAGCCTACCAAGAAAAATGGTACTCCCTCAAACGTGGCCCGCTCCGCGGCACCCAATGGGAAGAGGTTGCCGTTGTCGTAGCCGCCCGATGCGGTTACGATTACAATCACCCTTCCAAAACCGCCCTCCAATGTCGTCATAAGATGGAAAAACTCCGTCAGCGTCACCGATCCGAAAAGCACCGCCTCATCGCCACTTCCTCCGCTGCCTCTTCCCGATCCTGGCAGTATTTCCGTCTCATGGACGATCTTGAACGCGGTCCTCTCCCTATCTCCGCTCGAGCTATTCCTCACGAGTACAACAACTATAGCAACGGTGAGAGAGGGAAAAATCATCAGAATCAGAGTGGTAGGTCAAGGAGTATTCATAATATTCTTCACCAGAAACCCTCGgtggttgatgatgatgatgatgaggaggaagaggaaggAGCGATGGCGACGGAGTTGACGGCGGAGTTAAGGAGTTTTGCGGAGAGTATAATTGGATTGGAAAATATGAAAATGGAGATGATGAAGGAAACAGAGAGGTTTAGGTTAGAGATGGAGAATAAGAGGATGAGAATGATACTTGAATCTCAGTGGAGGATTATTGATTCCATTGGAAGGGTATTTGGATCTTCCTAA
- the LOC131652194 gene encoding ATP-dependent RNA helicase eIF4A, which produces MVMDSIETPSSPSPSQYQIGHPRHFYLAVDRLQFKMQTLVDLLDLVGQRSCLPIVVCCSTRDDLDSLCSSLSPLPFISSSALYSDLAEDERAFVLDKFCQVATRWNQVNHAGAGNEDDVGKDDRSHMVIVTDACLPLLTSGESPMNAHLLINYELPAKKETYGRRLAACLTADGIVINMVVGGEVVTLKSIEESTGIVMQEMPMQILDIL; this is translated from the exons ATGGTTATGGATAGCATAGAAACTCCGTCTTCACCGTCTCCGTCTCAGTATCAGATCGG CCACCCGCGCCATTTCTATCTCGCAGTAGACAGACTCCAATTCAAAATg CAAACGTTGGTTGATCTTCTCGATTTGGTGGGTCAGCGTTCTTGCTTACCAATTGTTGTCTGTTGCAGCACTCGCGATGACCTTGACTCTCTCTGCTCCTCTCTTTCCCCTCTCCCTTTCATTTCCTCTTCCGCATTG TATAGTGACCTTGCTGAAGATGAGCGTGCTTTTGTTTTAGACAAGTTTTGTCAAGTGGCGACGAGGTGGAATCAGGTTAATCATGCTGGAGCAGGAAATGAGGACGATGTTGGGAAAGATGATAGATCTCATATGGTTATTGTCACAGATGCTTGCCTTCCTCTTCTTACTTCTGGGGAGTCTCCCATGAATGCTCATCTTCTCATTAACTATGAGTTACCGGCAAAAAAG GAAACATATGGAAGGCGGTTGGCAGCTTGTCTAACAGCTG ATGGAATTGTTATCAATATGGTTGTCGGTGGAGAAGTGGTAACTCTAAAGAGTATTGAAGAAAGCACCGGTATTGTCATGCAAGAGATGCCAATGCAA ATTCTTGACATTTTATGA